CACCCTCGGTGGCGACGCCGCGGACGGCGCCGGTGCCGACGACGGGCTGGCCGTCGTCGCCCAGGGTGCAGGTCGGCTGGGTCAGCTCGACCGCCGGCGTCGCCTCGACGACCTCCGGCGCGGCGATGGTGAACTCGAGCGTGTCGCCGGTGACGGTCTCGCCGTCGGCCGACGCCCGGACCGCCACGGTGTGCGCTCCGGGACCCGAGACCACGACGGGTGCCGTGTACTCGACCCAGCCCTCGCCGTCGACGTTCACCTCGCGGTACACCTGGACGCCGTCGGGGCCGCCCGTGGTGTCGACGGTGACCGTCACCGGTCCGAGCCACTGCCCGTCGGGGCCGTCGGGCTCCGCCGGGTCGAGGGTGCCGGCCACGGTGAGCGGGTCCGCCGCGCCGAGCACCCGGAAGTGCTCGAACCGGGCGGTCGCCACCGACTGCTGGGAGGCGCCCAGGGCGTAGAGCCCCACGGGGGCGTCCTCCAGGCCGGCGTGGGTCACGGACTGGGCGAACGTCGTCCAGTCCTCACCGTCGGCGCTGTACGCACCGGTGAAGGTCGACCCCTCCTTGGTGAGCCGCAGGTGCCACACGTCGGCCGTGAGGTCGTTCGCGTTGGGCTGCGGGTCCTGGACGACGGAGGCGACCTCGCTGCGCAGCTCGATCCGCCGCACCACGGCCGAGCCGGCCGTGTTGTCGGTGATGTAGTCGAGCTTCACGTAGTCGTCGTCACCGCCGTAGACGATGATCCCGCCCTGCTGGTACTGCTGGTCGAAGTCCGACCCGTCCACCAGGGTCTCGACGGTCCAGTCACCGTCCTCGAGGTCCTGCACGACGATGTTCGGCGTGCCGGTGTTGCTCCCCGTGTAGATGTCGGTGGGCGTCGTGTCGATCTCGAGCGCGCCCCCGGTCACCCGGTAGGAGGACGGGTCCTCGCGGACGACGTCCCAGCGGCAACGGTCGAGGTCGGTGCCGTCGAACTCGTCGTCCGGCCCGGGCGTCGACGCGGTGTCGTCGGGGGTGATGTGGAACCAGTCGAACTCGGCGTCGATCACCGGGGACGACGTGTTGTTGCCCTTGAGCGACACGAGACCGATCTTCGGGTCCTCCAGGTCGGCGATGGACTTGGTCTGCGGCATCGTCGTGAAGTCGACGCCGTCGGCCGAGTACGCCGCCCGCAGGTCCTGGCCGTCGCTGACGAACCGCACGTACACCGTGTCGGGGAACGTGGCGCCCAGGTTGGCGGAGTTGGACTCCCCGACCTCGTTGGGCGCGGCGTTCACCTCACGGATGAACTGGAAGATGCGGGTCGCCGGGTCGGCGGCCTGCGACCGGCCCTGGACGACCATCTTCGCGTAGTTGTCCTGGTCCTCCCAGATCAGCAGACCGGCCTGCTGGTACTGCTGGCGTGCCGGCAGCGTCAGCTTGGCCGTGGCCGTGAACGGTCCGTCGGGAAGGTCCTGGAGCACCAGGTTCGGGACCGTCGTGTTGTCGGTGCCGTAGAAGTCGGACGTCGTCGTCGGGACGACGAGCGACCCGTCGCGCACGGCGAGGTTCTGGTCGCGGTTCAGCACCGTCCAGCGGTCCTCGTCGAGGTCCGTGCCGAGGAAGTCGTCCGAGCGACCGGTCAGGCACAGCACCGGCTCCGTCTCGGTCTCGTTCACGGTCACGGTCGTGTACTGCACCGTGTACGCACCACGCTCGTCCGTCGCGCGCACCTGGAGCCGGTAGGTGCCCGGCTCGTCGTAGGTGAACTCGAAGGAGTCGCCACCGTCGGCGAAGCCGTCACCGAGGCCCGCGTCCCAGGCGAACGTGACGTCCTCGCCCTCGGGGTCGCTCGCCTCGACCGACGCCGTCACCGTGAGCGGTGCGGTGCCCGAGGTCGGGGTGACCTCGAACGTCTCGATCGTCGGACGGACGTTGTCGGTCACACCTCGACCGTTGACGACCATCCAGTTGACGTTCGACTGGCCGGCGGTCTGCACCAGGTACAGGGTGCCGCTGCCCGACGGGACGTCGTGCAGCTCGGCCGTGACGTCCGTGTAGACCTGCCAGTCTCCCGTCGCGGGGACGGTGACGCTGCCGATCTCCGGACCCTCGGGGTCGTCCCACCGCAGCGAGATCGGACCGCCGCCGCTCGGCGATGCCGCCCGCAGGGTGATGGAGTCGACGTTCGCGAGCGACACGGGCGAGTGGGCCCACCAGTCACCGGGCTCGATGTACCCGATGTTCAGGCCGCCACCCGCGGAGTCGCCCGTGGTCTCGGTCTGCACGCCGGGGTCGCCGGAGCCGTCGCTCAGCGACTCGACGCGCCCCGTCGAGGTGTAGAACTCCGCCTGGACGAGCTTCGGCTGCAGCACCTGCAGGTCGTTGCCCGTCAGCGGGACGCCGACCTCGCCGCCGTCGTCGGAGTACATCGCCTCGATCACCCAGAAGATGTTCGACTCGATGCCGTGGCCCTCGTCGCGGGCCGTCTGGAGCGTGCCCTCGCAGCCCGTGAGCTCCTCCATGGGGTGCGCGTGCGAGTCGTGACCGAGCGACGTGAACAGCGTGACGTCCTCGCAGGACACCTCGCCGTCCGGGTCGTCCACGGCGATCTCGTACCGCACCTGGTCGCCCCACTCGAAGAACCCGCCGTTCTCCGGGAACGTCAGCGACACCGTGGGTGCCACGTTCCCGACGACGACCGTCACGTTCGCGACGCCCGTCTGGCCGGCCTCGTCGGTCGCGGTGAGCTGGGCGGTGTAGCGCCCGTTCTCCGTGTACGTGTGGACCGGGTTCGCCTCGGTGCTGGGCTCCGAGCCGTCGCCGAACGTCCACTGCAGCGAGATCGCGTCGCCGCCCGGGTGCCGGGTGCCCTCCGAGGAGAACTGCACCGTCAGCGGCGCGGCTCCGCTCGTGGTGTCCGCGCTCGCGCGGGCGATCGGGGCGGGGTTGCCCTGGACGTAGTTGACCTTGTAGACGCCCGAGGTGTCGTTGTTGCCGCCGAACCCGGCGCCCCAGTCGACGACGTACAGCGCGCCGTCCGGACCGAAGTCGAAGTCCATCGGGCGGTCGAAGCCGGCCGACGGGTCGAAGATCTGCGGCAGGATCCGGTTGATGTCGACGAGGTCGTCACGCTGGTCGCCCGCGAGCTGGAACGAGTACATCCGACCCTGGTTCCACTCGCCGAACAGCGCCTTGCCGTCCCAGTACTCGGGCCACTTGACGTCCGAGTCGAGGTCGGCGTCGTACTGGTAGACGGGCCCGCCCATCGGCGCGCCGCCGCCCCCGATCTCCGGGAAGTCGGCGTTGCCGCCGCCGGTGTACCAGACCTCCGCGCCGATGGCGGGGGGCAGCTGGTCGATGCCGGTGTTGTTCGGCGAGTCGTTCACGACGCCCGCCGCGCAGTCGAACGACGCCCCGGACTGGCCGGTCGCGAAGTTGTAGTCGACGTAGTCGTTGTTGGAGCCCGTGCAGTACGGCCAGCCGTAGAAGCCGGGCTCGGACACGACGTTCCACTCCACCGCGCCGCGCGGACCGCGCGCCGGGTCGGCCGAGCCGGAGTCCGGACCGTAGTCCGCGACCAGCACGTTGCCCGACTCGGGGTCGAGCCCGATGCGGAACGGGTTGCGGAAGCCCATCGCGTAGATCTCCGGCAGGGTGTCCGGCGTGCCCGGCGCGAACATGTTGCCGTCCGGGACCGTGTACGTGCCGTCGTCCTGCGGCGTGATCCGCAGGACCTTGCCCCGCAGGTCGTTCGAGTTCGCCGAGGTGCGCTGCGCGTCGTAGTTCTGCCGACCCGCCCGCTCGTCGATCGGGGTGAAGCCCGCCGACTCGAACGGGTTGGTGTTGTCACCCGTGGCGAGGTACAGGTTGCCGGCCTCGTCGAACTGCATGTCACCGCCGGCGTGGCAGCAGGTCTGCCGCTGCGTCGGCACGACCAGCACCTTCTCCTCCGACGCCGGGTCGATGCTGCCCGTGGCGGCGTCGTAGTCGAACCGCGAGACCCGGTTGTGCGGGCCGTCGGTGCCGACGTCCTGCGGCGACCAGTACAGGTAGACCCAGCCGTTGTCCGCGAAGTCCGGGTCGAGGACCACGCCGGTGAGGCCGTCCTCGTTGGACTGCGTGACCGACAGCGTCATCGCGGTGCTCGTCGTGCTCGTGTCCGGGTCGATGACCCGCACGCGGCCGTCACGCTCCACGTAGAACACGGTGCCGTCCGGCGCGACGTCCAGCATCATCGGGTTCGCGGTGTCCTCGTCGAGCGGCACCATCTCGTAGCTGTCGCTCTGCGTGGCCGAGCAGTCGGAGTCGACGACGCCCGCCGCGGTCTGCAGACCGCCCAGCAGGTGCTCGAGGAACTCCGGCTCGGCGAAGGACTCGTTCGTGTGCCCGCCGCCGGTGTACCAGGACCGGCCGCCGTCGTACGCCTGGCACCACGCCGTCGGGTGCTCGGCGCCCATCGCGCCGGTGCCCGCGTCGTACGTGGTCTCGTCCAGCGACGCCAGGACGTGCACCTGGTCGCGCGGGTTCGAGCGGAAGTTGTACCACTCGTCGAAACGCTCCCACCGCGCCGGCAGGTGCTCGGTCGACGCGTGGACGTGGTCCTCGACCTTGACCGTCGCGGTCTGGTTCTGCGGGTGCGCGCTGAAGTACGCGCCCACGAGCTCGCCGTACCACGGCCAGTCGTACTCGGTGTCGGACGCGGCGTGGATGCCGGCGTAGCCGCCACCGCCCTGGATGTAGCGCTCGAACGCCCCCTGCTGCGCGGCGTCGAGCACGTCGCCCGTGGTGGACAGCCACGCCACCACGTCGTAGTTCGCGAGGTTCTCGTCGGTGAAGGCGCCGGGGTCCTCCGTGGCGTCCACGGTGAAGCCGTGCTCCTGCCCGAGCTGCTCGATCGCGGCGACTCCCGCCGGGATCGAGCCGTGGCGGAAGCCGGCGGTCCTGGAGAACACCAGGACGTCGAAGGGGTCGGACTGGGCCGGGGCCGCCGCGACACGCGCGGCGGGGACGTCGGCCGGGACGGCCGCCTGAGCGGCGGCCGCCGTGGCCAGGGTCATCGGGACGGAGACCGCGAGCGCCGTGGCGGCGGCGATCGACCGCCCCCCTGCGCGTGACGGTCTCCGGTGCGGGTTCCTCACAAGAGCTCCTTCGTCGTCGAACGATGCTGTTGCTGCGCTCCGCGGCTCCCGGTCCGTCGGCCCTGACGTCCCGTCACCCGGTCGGTGGCCCGTGCCACCCCCTCCTGCGGGCACGCCACGGCGCCCGCACCCTCCTCCTTCCTCGCGGCAGACCCGACGGCGTCGTCGCCGTCGGGCCGCGGCGCCCGTCAGACGAGCGCCACCCAGCCGCTGCCCTGCTCGGAGCTGCGCTCGACGGCGTCGAGCACCCGCTGCACCGCCAGGCCGTCGGCGAACGACGGCGTGGGCTGACGCCCGGCGGCCAGGTCCTCCACGAGGTCCACCACCTGGTGGGTGAACCCGTGCTCGTAGCCGAGCCCGTGGCCGGGCGGCCACCACGCCCCCGTGTAGGGGTGGTCGGGCTCGGTGACGACGATCCGGCGGAAGCCCGCCGTGGCGGACTCCTCGGTGT
This Isoptericola jiangsuensis DNA region includes the following protein-coding sequences:
- a CDS encoding ThuA domain-containing protein, which gives rise to MTLATAAAAQAAVPADVPAARVAAAPAQSDPFDVLVFSRTAGFRHGSIPAGVAAIEQLGQEHGFTVDATEDPGAFTDENLANYDVVAWLSTTGDVLDAAQQGAFERYIQGGGGYAGIHAASDTEYDWPWYGELVGAYFSAHPQNQTATVKVEDHVHASTEHLPARWERFDEWYNFRSNPRDQVHVLASLDETTYDAGTGAMGAEHPTAWCQAYDGGRSWYTGGGHTNESFAEPEFLEHLLGGLQTAAGVVDSDCSATQSDSYEMVPLDEDTANPMMLDVAPDGTVFYVERDGRVRVIDPDTSTTSTAMTLSVTQSNEDGLTGVVLDPDFADNGWVYLYWSPQDVGTDGPHNRVSRFDYDAATGSIDPASEEKVLVVPTQRQTCCHAGGDMQFDEAGNLYLATGDNTNPFESAGFTPIDERAGRQNYDAQRTSANSNDLRGKVLRITPQDDGTYTVPDGNMFAPGTPDTLPEIYAMGFRNPFRIGLDPESGNVLVADYGPDSGSADPARGPRGAVEWNVVSEPGFYGWPYCTGSNNDYVDYNFATGQSGASFDCAAGVVNDSPNNTGIDQLPPAIGAEVWYTGGGNADFPEIGGGGAPMGGPVYQYDADLDSDVKWPEYWDGKALFGEWNQGRMYSFQLAGDQRDDLVDINRILPQIFDPSAGFDRPMDFDFGPDGALYVVDWGAGFGGNNDTSGVYKVNYVQGNPAPIARASADTTSGAAPLTVQFSSEGTRHPGGDAISLQWTFGDGSEPSTEANPVHTYTENGRYTAQLTATDEAGQTGVANVTVVVGNVAPTVSLTFPENGGFFEWGDQVRYEIAVDDPDGEVSCEDVTLFTSLGHDSHAHPMEELTGCEGTLQTARDEGHGIESNIFWVIEAMYSDDGGEVGVPLTGNDLQVLQPKLVQAEFYTSTGRVESLSDGSGDPGVQTETTGDSAGGGLNIGYIEPGDWWAHSPVSLANVDSITLRAASPSGGGPISLRWDDPEGPEIGSVTVPATGDWQVYTDVTAELHDVPSGSGTLYLVQTAGQSNVNWMVVNGRGVTDNVRPTIETFEVTPTSGTAPLTVTASVEASDPEGEDVTFAWDAGLGDGFADGGDSFEFTYDEPGTYRLQVRATDERGAYTVQYTTVTVNETETEPVLCLTGRSDDFLGTDLDEDRWTVLNRDQNLAVRDGSLVVPTTTSDFYGTDNTTVPNLVLQDLPDGPFTATAKLTLPARQQYQQAGLLIWEDQDNYAKMVVQGRSQAADPATRIFQFIREVNAAPNEVGESNSANLGATFPDTVYVRFVSDGQDLRAAYSADGVDFTTMPQTKSIADLEDPKIGLVSLKGNNTSSPVIDAEFDWFHITPDDTASTPGPDDEFDGTDLDRCRWDVVREDPSSYRVTGGALEIDTTPTDIYTGSNTGTPNIVVQDLEDGDWTVETLVDGSDFDQQYQQGGIIVYGGDDDYVKLDYITDNTAGSAVVRRIELRSEVASVVQDPQPNANDLTADVWHLRLTKEGSTFTGAYSADGEDWTTFAQSVTHAGLEDAPVGLYALGASQQSVATARFEHFRVLGAADPLTVAGTLDPAEPDGPDGQWLGPVTVTVDTTGGPDGVQVYREVNVDGEGWVEYTAPVVVSGPGAHTVAVRASADGETVTGDTLEFTIAAPEVVEATPAVELTQPTCTLGDDGQPVVGTGAVRGVATEGVQRYVVWAADDLGTYIGDGSDLPPGDYVVRAWPAEGYELVPAEGWTRIFQGRLQTTVTLEDPDCPTVPAVDVVQATCTWDASDDQVVTGGSIEPMTNPGIRSYVVREWVDGAAGDVPADLGDLEPGTYRVAARPAEGYFLVEDGDWKVRDNGLAVLFVTIEEPECPDPTTPAVVVEAATCDAGGSLSPVVVPGVKSYVVHRWVDGKAQAKPADLADLAPGEYRVIASPAPRTTLTPTGDWTLSPSGKATVVVTVEEVCD